The proteins below come from a single Gimesia alba genomic window:
- a CDS encoding anion transporter, with protein sequence MSTFVIVVYIGVYLSMLLGGIPGLRVDRTGAALLGAILLLAGGSLSEKQALNAIDVPTLALLFGLMVVSAQFSLGGFYTLITRRVVMCEMAPATLLGVVIGVSAALSAVLTNDVVCLAVAPLLSRMCLSKQLNPVPFLIALACASNIGSATTLIGNPQNILIGESLKLSFNHYFLIAVPPCLLGLLVVWAVIRHLYQGQWLIEAKEILDDTETRFDRWQTGKGVLILVVLIGCFVFAPWPRELLALGAAGILLMSRKFYTRKVMGLVDWPLLVLFISLFMINESFELTGGLKWLVSQTEAAGISLDQPSHLFVTTAILSNLVSNVPAIMLLLQIVPGAEVGPMLALGSTLAGNLIIVGSVANIIVVEAARQDGVEISFKTHARVGIPVTLLTLSIAAGWLWLVM encoded by the coding sequence ATGAGCACCTTTGTAATTGTTGTCTATATCGGCGTCTACCTGAGCATGCTGCTGGGGGGAATTCCCGGACTGCGGGTCGATCGGACCGGTGCTGCTCTTTTGGGGGCGATTCTGCTACTGGCTGGTGGAAGTCTCAGTGAGAAGCAGGCATTGAATGCGATCGACGTTCCTACGTTGGCGCTGCTGTTCGGGCTGATGGTGGTTTCCGCTCAATTCAGTCTGGGGGGATTCTATACTCTGATCACGCGGCGTGTGGTGATGTGTGAAATGGCGCCCGCAACGTTGTTGGGAGTCGTAATTGGTGTCTCCGCGGCATTAAGTGCCGTACTGACGAATGATGTTGTCTGTCTGGCTGTGGCGCCGTTGCTCTCCCGGATGTGTCTCAGTAAGCAGCTGAATCCGGTTCCCTTTCTGATTGCACTCGCCTGTGCGTCAAATATTGGCAGTGCGACCACATTGATCGGGAATCCGCAGAATATCCTGATCGGGGAATCGCTCAAGCTTTCGTTTAATCACTATTTTCTGATCGCAGTCCCACCCTGTCTGTTGGGACTGCTGGTTGTCTGGGCTGTGATCAGGCACTTGTATCAGGGGCAGTGGTTGATTGAAGCAAAAGAAATTCTTGACGACACGGAGACTCGCTTTGATCGCTGGCAGACGGGGAAAGGTGTACTGATTCTGGTTGTCTTGATCGGGTGTTTCGTCTTTGCGCCCTGGCCGCGCGAACTGCTGGCACTGGGAGCGGCGGGGATTCTGTTAATGAGCCGGAAGTTTTATACCCGCAAAGTCATGGGGCTGGTGGACTGGCCGCTGTTGGTGCTGTTTATCAGTCTGTTTATGATCAATGAGTCGTTTGAGCTGACCGGCGGCTTGAAGTGGCTGGTTTCCCAGACGGAAGCCGCGGGCATTTCACTCGATCAGCCGTCTCACTTGTTTGTCACGACGGCGATTCTGAGTAACCTGGTTTCCAACGTGCCGGCGATTATGTTGCTGCTGCAGATCGTACCGGGGGCCGAAGTCGGGCCGATGCTTGCTTTGGGCAGTACGCTGGCGGGGAACCTGATCATTGTCGGCAGCGTCGCGAATATTATCGTGGTGGAAGCGGCACGGCAGGATGGCGTCGAGATCAGCTTTAAAACTCATGCGCGGGTCGGTATTCCCGTGACGCTGCTCACCTTATCCATCGCAGCGGGCTGGCTCTGGCTGGTGATGTAG
- the cls gene encoding cardiolipin synthase, with protein sequence MDVTTILVETHILVEILLIMRVILRPHREPTSRLAWIVVIATLPVVGILAYLFFGEVNIGRRRITRMQHVIGRLPPFPADAGEAEKPGIVEVPDRYDHLFRVGQSISGFPAAEGNTAQLLPDSNATIDAMVADIDAAQDHVHLLFYIWLADNNGCKIVEALKRAAARGVTCRAMADGLGSRLMIKSPYWNEMSEAGVHVAVGLPIGNILLRPFVGRIDLRNHRKIVVIDGDITYCGSQNCADPEFRVKPKFAPWVDAVIRFEGPVALQNQYLFASDWMTYVNEDLTDLLHKSVPPLQSGIPAQVIGTGPTVRYSAMPEVFESLMHTARRELIITTPYYVPNESMQDALCATAYRGIDTTIIFPARNDSRVVAAASRSYYAELLAAGVKIFEYTEGLLHTKSLTLDGEVTLIGSANIDRRSFDLNYENNILFYDPALTATVRERQQEYLAHSIEVTADAVANWSTPHRLWNNTVAMLGPVL encoded by the coding sequence ATGGACGTAACCACCATACTGGTGGAGACTCATATCCTGGTCGAGATATTGCTCATCATGCGCGTCATCCTCAGGCCGCATCGAGAGCCGACCTCGCGACTGGCCTGGATTGTGGTCATTGCGACGCTGCCCGTTGTCGGTATCCTGGCCTACCTGTTCTTTGGTGAAGTCAACATCGGCCGCCGCCGTATCACCCGCATGCAGCACGTCATCGGACGTCTGCCCCCCTTTCCTGCAGACGCGGGTGAAGCTGAAAAACCGGGAATCGTTGAGGTACCAGATCGCTACGACCATCTATTCCGCGTCGGTCAATCCATTAGTGGCTTCCCTGCTGCAGAAGGCAACACGGCTCAACTGCTGCCAGACTCGAATGCGACGATTGATGCGATGGTGGCTGATATCGACGCCGCTCAAGATCATGTGCATTTGCTGTTTTATATCTGGCTGGCCGACAACAACGGCTGCAAAATTGTGGAGGCGCTCAAGCGGGCCGCGGCACGCGGTGTGACGTGTCGGGCGATGGCCGATGGACTCGGTTCACGGTTGATGATCAAATCCCCGTATTGGAATGAGATGAGTGAAGCGGGAGTCCATGTTGCCGTCGGATTGCCGATCGGGAACATCCTCTTGCGTCCGTTCGTCGGACGGATTGATCTGCGCAATCACCGTAAGATTGTTGTGATTGACGGGGACATCACCTACTGCGGCAGCCAGAACTGCGCCGACCCGGAATTTCGTGTGAAACCCAAGTTTGCCCCCTGGGTCGATGCCGTCATTCGCTTTGAGGGACCAGTCGCACTTCAGAATCAATATCTGTTTGCCAGTGACTGGATGACTTATGTGAACGAAGACCTGACCGACCTGCTGCATAAATCGGTCCCGCCACTGCAGTCTGGCATCCCCGCACAAGTCATCGGCACGGGACCGACCGTGCGCTACTCTGCTATGCCGGAAGTCTTTGAATCCCTGATGCATACCGCCCGTCGCGAACTGATCATCACAACTCCCTATTACGTCCCCAACGAATCGATGCAGGACGCGCTCTGCGCAACCGCATATCGGGGTATTGACACGACTATCATCTTTCCTGCGCGGAATGATTCCCGGGTTGTCGCGGCTGCCAGTCGCAGTTATTACGCGGAGTTACTGGCGGCAGGCGTCAAAATCTTCGAATACACCGAAGGCCTGTTACATACGAAATCGCTCACCCTGGATGGTGAGGTCACGCTGATCGGATCTGCGAACATCGACCGTCGCAGCTTCGATCTTAACTACGAAAACAACATTCTGTTTTACGATCCCGCACTGACGGCCACGGTTCGGGAGCGGCAGCAGGAATACCTCGCGCATTCGATCGAAGTCACAGCAGACGCTGTAGCAAACTGGTCAACGCCACACCGATTATGGAACAACACCGTCGCCATGCTCGGCCCGGTTTTGTAG
- a CDS encoding efflux RND transporter periplasmic adaptor subunit, with protein MKLMFAHKSLIIFFRILLVVAGFVVLVLSIAWLSGMFEPKVKSDWHERGVRRHTTEPVSEVHEVTKPYVEEAVGTLKASSRTIVASKVLATIEKINVKAGDQVTKGQTLIVLDAKEYQARLSQAKQSLVAATATRDEAEKEFKRVETLLRKNVVTKSDFDRAKRQLEVAKAEESRAKQAVTEAEILLSYTTIKAAKNGRIVDRFAEPGDIANPGAPLLVLYDATSLRLEAPVMEHLAVKLRPGDELKVYVDALNREFNATIDEIVPQADAPSRSFLVKASLPRSEDLYEGMFGRLRIPAGSRKHLCLDMDAIERIGQLEFVNVLRPDGTLERRFIKTGQVGIPGRQEVLSGLQAGEQVILKPNSPAKESSTDDK; from the coding sequence ATGAAGCTAATGTTCGCTCACAAAAGTTTGATCATCTTCTTCCGTATCTTACTGGTGGTCGCGGGTTTTGTCGTGCTGGTACTGTCGATTGCCTGGCTTTCGGGGATGTTTGAGCCGAAGGTGAAATCAGACTGGCATGAACGAGGCGTGCGGCGGCATACCACCGAGCCGGTATCCGAAGTGCATGAGGTGACGAAACCTTATGTTGAGGAAGCGGTCGGAACGCTCAAAGCATCGAGTCGCACGATTGTGGCGTCCAAGGTTCTGGCGACGATTGAAAAGATCAACGTGAAAGCCGGGGATCAGGTCACCAAAGGGCAGACGTTAATTGTGCTGGATGCCAAAGAGTATCAGGCGCGTCTGAGTCAGGCGAAACAATCACTGGTAGCCGCAACCGCCACCCGTGACGAGGCGGAAAAAGAGTTTAAAAGAGTTGAAACACTCTTGAGAAAGAACGTGGTGACGAAGTCTGACTTCGATCGGGCGAAGCGGCAACTGGAAGTGGCGAAAGCGGAAGAGTCACGCGCCAAACAGGCGGTTACGGAAGCGGAAATCTTATTATCCTATACCACGATCAAGGCGGCGAAGAACGGTCGAATTGTGGATCGCTTTGCTGAACCGGGCGACATCGCGAATCCGGGGGCACCACTATTGGTATTATATGACGCGACTTCCTTGAGGCTCGAAGCACCAGTGATGGAGCATCTGGCCGTCAAACTGAGGCCCGGGGATGAACTCAAGGTCTATGTGGATGCATTGAACCGTGAGTTCAACGCGACGATTGACGAAATTGTGCCTCAGGCGGATGCGCCCAGTCGCTCGTTTCTGGTCAAAGCCAGTTTGCCTCGTTCGGAAGATCTGTATGAAGGAATGTTCGGCCGACTGCGGATTCCCGCCGGAAGTCGCAAGCATCTTTGTCTGGATATGGATGCGATCGAGCGCATCGGTCAACTCGAATTTGTGAATGTGCTTCGTCCCGATGGAACTCTGGAACGACGTTTTATCAAAACCGGACAAGTCGGCATTCCCGGTCGCCAGGAGGTCTTAAGCGGCCTTCAGGCGGGAGAGCAGGTGATTCTGAAACCGAATTCTCCAGCGAAGGAGTCCAGCACCGATGACAAATAA
- a CDS encoding efflux RND transporter permease subunit — MTNKRDEISDENVGFLTRVVEVFLRGDVAILLIIVSLMLGAAALWLTPREEEPQIVVPMADVFVSAPGLSAEEVEAKVTDRLEKLLYQIDGVEYLYSMSKPGQCVVTVRFYVGEDREDSLVKLYNKINSSTDLIPPGVTSWVIKPIEVDDVPIVIATLWSEDPELHSDHELRRIAEEVQLELQAIPNTNRVEVVGGRPRRIRVELDAQRLAAHKTSPLQIRNALKVSNVMIRAGEFEQQDQQFIVESGTFIKDVSDLENIVVNVSGDRPVYLKNVAKVVDGPAEVEGYSWIGFGAADESHASEDQLYPAVHLSVAKRKGTNAVWVATAVEERLQALSITHLPDGVEYRITRDYGETANEKVNELVEGLIVAVLTVIALIGFVIGWRAALVIALAIPVCYSLTLFVNLTAGYTINRVTMFALILALGLLVDDPITDVENIARYFAMRILPPRQSVLRAVQEVRPALILSTLAIIVSFLPLAFITGMMGPYMAPMALNVPLTVTFSTFVAFMITPWLAMVSLRKLSQTKEESERSYDLTKQPLYRLSRAILGPILSRRIYSWGVLFGIVLLLIGAMTLPVMRLVPVKMLPYDNKNEFQVVLDMPEGTSLERTAAAATQIGEYLSGVSEVRDYEIYVGQASPMDFNGMVRHYFLRNASSLADIRVNLIGKDHRVAQSHEIILRLREPLTELANTLGAKLKLVEVPPGPPVLSTITAEVYGPPGKTYSDLIDVARQVEGRLAGEPGVVDVDLSAEEDQIRWVFDVDKPKAALSGISTEAVAETIRIALNGDKSTVLHLPHEVEPLWIELKLPRSNRSAIDDLEELYVQGSGGQVVQLGALGKFKKTLEDKTIYHKNLKRVVYVYAEVAGRPPADAILDLEADRQTGPVQNSGEVRPVEDRTWMSPGGWVGWWIPAGYSVNWAGEGEWKITLDVFRDLGFAFAAALLSIFIILMFQTGSRTLPVLIMLAIPLTLIGILPGFWLLNVIMDVPVGGYPNPVFFTATAMIGMIALAGIVVRNSVVLIDFIHLARKEGFPLQEAVIRSVAVRTRPILLTAGTTLLANWVITLDPVFSGLAWAIIFGILTSTMFTLIVIPVTYWLLYQREETEQTAPVAESDV, encoded by the coding sequence ATGACAAATAAGCGGGATGAGATTTCCGACGAAAATGTTGGTTTCCTGACGCGTGTGGTGGAAGTCTTTCTGCGTGGCGACGTGGCGATTCTGCTGATTATTGTTTCGCTGATGTTAGGCGCTGCCGCCTTATGGCTGACGCCTCGTGAAGAGGAACCACAGATCGTGGTCCCGATGGCGGATGTCTTTGTGAGTGCGCCCGGCCTGTCAGCCGAAGAGGTCGAAGCCAAGGTCACGGATCGACTGGAGAAGCTGCTGTACCAGATTGATGGCGTGGAGTACTTGTATTCGATGTCCAAGCCCGGTCAGTGTGTGGTCACAGTCCGATTTTATGTCGGTGAGGATCGGGAAGACTCTCTGGTGAAGCTGTACAACAAGATCAATTCATCGACCGATCTGATTCCGCCGGGGGTCACCTCGTGGGTGATTAAACCGATTGAAGTGGACGATGTTCCGATTGTGATTGCCACGCTCTGGAGTGAGGATCCCGAACTTCACAGCGACCACGAATTACGCCGGATCGCCGAAGAAGTTCAGCTTGAACTGCAAGCGATTCCCAACACCAACCGTGTAGAAGTGGTCGGCGGCCGTCCGCGGCGGATTCGTGTCGAGCTCGATGCGCAGCGACTGGCGGCTCACAAGACATCACCTCTGCAGATTCGTAATGCGCTCAAGGTCAGCAATGTGATGATTCGGGCGGGGGAATTTGAACAACAGGACCAGCAGTTCATTGTTGAGTCGGGTACGTTTATCAAGGATGTGTCCGATCTGGAAAATATCGTGGTGAATGTATCGGGAGACCGACCGGTTTACCTCAAAAATGTCGCGAAGGTGGTGGATGGTCCGGCTGAAGTCGAAGGTTACAGTTGGATCGGCTTCGGAGCCGCAGATGAATCGCATGCCAGCGAAGACCAGTTGTATCCCGCCGTCCATCTTTCCGTTGCCAAACGGAAGGGGACAAATGCGGTCTGGGTGGCGACAGCGGTGGAAGAGCGACTGCAAGCGCTGTCTATCACCCACTTACCTGATGGCGTTGAATATCGCATCACCCGCGATTACGGCGAGACTGCTAATGAAAAAGTGAACGAACTGGTCGAAGGTCTGATTGTCGCCGTGCTGACGGTGATTGCGCTGATTGGGTTTGTGATCGGTTGGAGAGCGGCGCTGGTGATTGCGCTGGCGATACCCGTCTGTTACAGCCTGACGTTGTTCGTCAATCTGACCGCCGGATATACGATCAACCGCGTAACCATGTTCGCGCTGATTCTGGCGTTAGGACTGCTGGTGGACGATCCGATTACAGACGTCGAAAATATCGCCCGATACTTTGCGATGCGAATTCTACCGCCGCGTCAATCGGTGTTGCGTGCGGTGCAGGAAGTGCGCCCCGCGTTAATACTTTCCACATTGGCGATCATCGTCAGCTTTTTGCCTTTAGCATTTATTACCGGCATGATGGGCCCTTACATGGCGCCGATGGCGTTAAACGTGCCGCTGACCGTGACGTTTTCAACATTCGTGGCATTTATGATTACGCCCTGGCTGGCGATGGTCTCTCTCAGGAAACTTTCACAAACTAAGGAAGAGAGTGAACGTTCTTATGACCTGACAAAACAGCCGTTGTATCGGTTGTCGCGTGCGATTCTCGGGCCAATTCTCTCCAGGCGAATTTATTCCTGGGGGGTATTGTTTGGAATCGTATTACTGCTCATCGGTGCGATGACGCTGCCGGTCATGCGGCTGGTGCCTGTCAAAATGCTGCCTTATGACAATAAGAATGAATTTCAGGTGGTGCTGGATATGCCGGAAGGGACCTCTCTCGAACGGACGGCCGCCGCAGCCACGCAGATCGGCGAATATTTAAGCGGTGTCTCGGAAGTACGCGATTATGAAATCTACGTCGGGCAGGCTTCGCCGATGGACTTCAACGGAATGGTGCGGCACTACTTTCTGCGAAACGCCTCTTCTCTAGCCGACATCCGTGTGAATCTGATTGGGAAAGATCATCGCGTTGCCCAGTCTCACGAAATCATCTTGCGTCTCCGTGAGCCCTTAACGGAATTGGCCAACACACTGGGGGCAAAATTAAAGCTGGTGGAAGTGCCGCCGGGACCTCCGGTACTGTCAACGATCACCGCGGAAGTTTATGGGCCTCCGGGAAAAACGTATTCCGATCTGATCGATGTGGCCCGTCAAGTGGAAGGTCGTCTGGCTGGCGAACCGGGTGTGGTAGATGTCGACTTGAGTGCCGAAGAGGATCAGATCCGCTGGGTGTTTGACGTCGATAAACCGAAGGCGGCGCTGTCAGGAATTTCCACAGAAGCGGTCGCTGAAACGATTCGCATCGCACTCAACGGAGATAAATCAACGGTCCTGCATCTGCCGCATGAGGTGGAGCCGCTCTGGATCGAACTTAAGCTGCCGCGGTCCAACCGGTCTGCCATTGATGATCTGGAAGAACTCTATGTGCAGGGGAGCGGCGGTCAGGTCGTGCAACTGGGGGCGCTCGGAAAATTCAAGAAAACACTCGAAGACAAAACCATCTATCATAAAAATTTGAAACGCGTTGTATACGTCTATGCGGAAGTCGCCGGCCGACCGCCGGCCGATGCGATTCTGGATTTGGAAGCCGATCGGCAAACAGGTCCTGTCCAGAATTCAGGTGAGGTGCGACCTGTGGAAGACCGCACGTGGATGTCACCAGGTGGATGGGTTGGCTGGTGGATCCCCGCCGGCTATTCCGTGAACTGGGCGGGTGAAGGGGAATGGAAGATTACCCTGGATGTCTTTCGAGATCTGGGCTTCGCGTTTGCAGCAGCGTTACTGAGTATTTTTATTATTTTGATGTTTCAAACCGGCTCGCGGACATTGCCGGTGTTGATCATGCTGGCGATCCCGCTGACGTTAATCGGCATTTTGCCCGGCTTCTGGTTGCTGAACGTAATCATGGATGTGCCGGTGGGCGGGTATCCCAATCCGGTCTTCTTCACAGCAACAGCCATGATCGGCATGATTGCGCTGGCGGGAATCGTGGTGCGGAATTCGGTCGTGTTGATTGACTTTATTCACCTGGCGCGAAAAGAAGGCTTCCCGCTTCAGGAAGCGGTCATTCGCTCGGTTGCCGTTCGCACGCGACCGATTTTACTGACAGCGGGCACCACGCTGCTGGCGAATTGGGTGATCACGCTCGATCCGGTCTTTTCCGGGTTGGCCTGGGCAATCATTTTCGGCATTCTGACATCAACCATGTTCACACTGATAGTGATTCCGGTGACCTACTGGTTGCTGTATCAGCGCGAAGAAACGGAGCAGACCGCTCCGGTCGCAGAAAGCGATGTCTGA
- a CDS encoding FAD-dependent oxidoreductase translates to MSDLPETISRTWEIPLRASVDVAVIGGGSAGVAAAAAAARNGASTVLVERYGFLGGTSTAGMVGPFMTSYTPDGKRQLVAGLFQEVIDRMVAMGGAVDPATTEAGSAWASFIELGHANVTPFHVEALKMATLEMVCDAGAQIRFHTSFVDVVMDGERIRDIIILDKAGLGLLRPQVVIDTSGDGDIAAKAGAPFEVGRREDGKMMPVTLFLTIGNVDDARVEAWMREHEKLHPGERLFECIVKEARERGEWTLEREFLNIYREPTPGQWRVNSTRIQNVDGTNPDDLSRAEIEGRRQAWELIRFFRSHCPGLEHAQLIATGTQVGVRETRHILGDYVLNGQDVLEGHKFEDGIAQCSYPIDIHDPQGPRGRLEGIHADHYEIPYRCLVPRQVNNLLVAGRPISADHEGAASARVIPPCYATGEAAGTAASLSIKQGVTPREVDVELLRSTLREQGAIV, encoded by the coding sequence ATGTCAGACCTGCCGGAAACAATCAGTCGCACGTGGGAGATTCCGTTACGTGCTTCCGTGGACGTGGCTGTGATCGGTGGTGGCTCCGCCGGGGTGGCTGCTGCGGCAGCGGCCGCGCGGAATGGAGCGTCGACCGTGCTGGTTGAACGCTATGGTTTTCTCGGTGGGACCTCGACGGCCGGGATGGTCGGTCCTTTTATGACGTCGTATACTCCGGATGGTAAACGCCAACTCGTTGCGGGACTGTTTCAGGAAGTCATCGATCGCATGGTGGCGATGGGAGGCGCCGTCGATCCTGCGACGACAGAAGCCGGTTCTGCCTGGGCCTCGTTTATCGAACTGGGACATGCCAACGTGACGCCGTTTCACGTTGAAGCTTTGAAGATGGCGACTCTGGAAATGGTGTGTGATGCCGGTGCGCAAATTCGTTTTCATACGTCGTTTGTTGATGTCGTGATGGATGGGGAACGAATTCGCGATATCATCATCCTTGATAAGGCCGGCCTGGGATTGCTGCGCCCCCAAGTGGTGATTGATACTTCGGGAGATGGTGATATCGCTGCGAAAGCAGGGGCGCCGTTTGAAGTGGGCCGACGTGAAGATGGCAAGATGATGCCGGTCACGTTGTTTCTGACGATAGGAAATGTCGATGATGCGCGTGTGGAAGCCTGGATGCGGGAACACGAAAAGTTGCATCCCGGGGAGCGTCTGTTTGAGTGCATTGTGAAGGAAGCGCGAGAACGCGGCGAATGGACGTTGGAACGCGAGTTTCTGAATATCTATCGCGAGCCGACGCCCGGTCAATGGCGGGTGAATTCGACGCGTATTCAAAATGTGGACGGGACCAACCCCGATGATCTGTCGCGAGCGGAAATCGAAGGGCGGCGTCAAGCGTGGGAGTTGATCCGCTTTTTCCGTTCCCACTGTCCCGGACTGGAACATGCGCAGTTGATCGCGACGGGAACGCAGGTTGGTGTTCGCGAAACGCGGCATATTCTGGGAGACTATGTGCTCAACGGTCAGGATGTACTCGAAGGTCATAAGTTTGAGGATGGGATCGCCCAGTGTTCGTATCCGATTGACATTCATGATCCGCAGGGACCGCGGGGGCGACTGGAAGGAATTCATGCCGACCATTATGAGATACCGTACCGCTGTCTGGTGCCGCGACAGGTGAATAATCTGCTGGTGGCCGGCCGACCGATCTCCGCCGACCATGAAGGCGCCGCTTCGGCTCGCGTCATTCCGCCCTGTTATGCGACCGGAGAGGCGGCAGGTACCGCGGCGAGTCTGTCGATCAAGCAAGGTGTGACTCCACGAGAAGTGGATGTTGAGTTACTTCGTTCGACACTGCGAGAGCAGGGTGCCATTGTGTAA
- a CDS encoding Gfo/Idh/MocA family protein produces MSQSNNVRWAVIGLGWFGEVHADNLSEMPEIELAALCTRRPDRLNEVSDRLGVERRYTDYRELLADPEIDVVSITTHINDHREIAIDALRSGKHVLLEKPMAPTLADCEQIMEAARNADGFLMVGHICRFDPRVTMAKQAIEEGRIGDIISMHARRNLSKEIGETALENISALMGDGIHDADLMLWFSQANVSTVYAQEVHPGQSKYPDAGWSIARLDSGAVAVVESVWHLPKTTPYTIDARMEIIGTEGALYINCGEAGLAIHDAQGVKLPDTMYWPRPLGSYFGVLQEELRYFAKCVRSGETPQRITPAESCAAVAWMAAATESAQTGAVITL; encoded by the coding sequence ATGAGTCAATCAAACAATGTTCGCTGGGCTGTGATTGGTCTGGGGTGGTTTGGAGAAGTCCACGCCGACAATCTGTCTGAAATGCCGGAGATTGAACTGGCGGCACTCTGTACGCGACGCCCTGACAGGTTGAACGAAGTGAGCGATCGGTTGGGAGTCGAACGGCGGTATACTGACTATCGTGAGCTGCTGGCGGACCCCGAGATTGATGTCGTCAGCATTACGACGCACATCAATGATCACCGCGAGATTGCAATCGACGCTTTGCGCAGCGGGAAGCATGTGTTGCTGGAAAAGCCGATGGCACCGACGCTGGCAGACTGTGAGCAAATCATGGAAGCCGCCCGGAATGCAGACGGCTTTTTGATGGTCGGTCATATTTGCCGCTTTGATCCGCGGGTGACGATGGCCAAACAGGCCATCGAGGAGGGGCGAATTGGAGACATCATTTCGATGCACGCACGACGGAATCTATCGAAGGAAATCGGCGAGACCGCGCTCGAGAATATTTCGGCTTTGATGGGGGACGGCATTCATGACGCGGACCTGATGCTCTGGTTCAGTCAGGCGAATGTGTCCACGGTCTATGCGCAGGAAGTGCATCCTGGTCAGAGTAAATATCCGGATGCTGGCTGGTCGATAGCGCGACTCGATAGTGGCGCGGTTGCGGTGGTTGAGTCGGTCTGGCATCTACCGAAAACGACACCGTATACGATTGACGCGCGCATGGAAATCATCGGTACTGAAGGGGCACTGTATATCAACTGCGGCGAGGCGGGCCTGGCGATACACGATGCGCAAGGCGTCAAGCTGCCGGATACGATGTACTGGCCGCGTCCGTTGGGCAGCTATTTTGGCGTGTTACAGGAAGAACTGCGTTATTTCGCTAAATGTGTTCGCAGCGGCGAGACGCCACAGCGGATTACACCAGCGGAGTCGTGTGCGGCTGTCGCCTGGATGGCGGCGGCGACAGAGTCGGCACAGACGGGAGCGGTGATCACGCTTTGA